A window from Synechococcus sp. RSCCF101 encodes these proteins:
- a CDS encoding HlyD family secretion protein, producing MPLGLHRLNKLRFGGSAASTGRAKAAEPIPAQPLRGSGGSNPRAFAEDLRVESRGAPWIPLAVGGSLSFLVLVLVGAAALIRVDRVVPVAGRLQPQRSTQEIAPPEQGVVRRVLVGEGDTVEEGQVLVVLDTRVLQARQSSLLQQAEDLVRNSRAEVDRVAASLQEERSKLVGDRQQLALTEEQLAQLRPLAEEGGYGQLAVLDTEKSRAQLLARISETQARITRLEAESAQRQAELSAAMAGNSAEQVATDQRLREIVLRAPVEGTILDLEAKTGLLAPATEPLLKLVPTDNLQATVYVPDQDLAFVRPGQDAELEFPAYRRDTYGWLEGTVTTIGTDALPPDQEYQYSRFPVNLALARQYLEADDQRYELQAGMAVVANLRLDKASLMELWFSRFTGGARAVRTIR from the coding sequence ATGCCCTTAGGACTCCACAGGCTGAACAAGCTGCGCTTCGGAGGCTCGGCGGCCTCCACCGGCCGGGCGAAGGCCGCCGAGCCCATCCCGGCCCAGCCCCTGCGCGGCTCCGGCGGTTCGAACCCGCGGGCCTTCGCCGAGGATCTGCGGGTGGAGAGCCGTGGGGCGCCCTGGATTCCGCTCGCCGTGGGCGGCAGCCTCTCCTTTCTGGTGCTGGTGCTGGTGGGCGCCGCCGCCCTGATCCGCGTGGACCGGGTGGTGCCGGTGGCCGGGCGCCTGCAGCCGCAGCGCTCCACCCAGGAGATCGCACCGCCCGAACAGGGCGTGGTGCGGCGGGTGCTGGTGGGAGAAGGCGACACCGTGGAGGAGGGCCAGGTGCTGGTGGTGCTCGACACGCGCGTGCTGCAGGCCCGTCAGAGCTCCCTGCTCCAGCAGGCCGAGGATCTGGTGCGCAACTCCCGCGCCGAGGTGGACCGGGTGGCGGCCTCCCTGCAGGAGGAGCGCTCCAAGCTGGTGGGCGACCGCCAGCAGCTGGCGCTCACCGAGGAGCAGCTCGCCCAGCTGCGCCCCCTCGCCGAGGAGGGTGGCTACGGTCAGCTGGCCGTGCTCGACACCGAGAAGAGCCGCGCCCAGCTGCTGGCCCGGATCAGCGAAACCCAGGCCCGCATCACCCGTCTCGAGGCGGAATCCGCGCAGCGCCAGGCCGAACTCTCCGCCGCCATGGCCGGCAACTCGGCCGAGCAGGTGGCCACCGATCAGCGTCTGCGCGAGATCGTGCTGCGGGCCCCGGTGGAGGGCACCATCCTTGACCTGGAGGCCAAGACCGGCCTGCTGGCCCCGGCCACCGAGCCCCTGCTCAAGCTGGTGCCCACCGACAACCTTCAGGCCACGGTCTACGTGCCCGATCAGGACCTGGCCTTCGTGCGGCCCGGCCAGGATGCCGAGCTGGAGTTCCCCGCCTACCGGCGCGACACCTACGGCTGGCTGGAGGGCACCGTGACCACCATCGGCACCGATGCCCTCCCGCCCGATCAGGAATACCAGTACTCCCGCTTCCCGGTGAACCTGGCTCTCGCCCGCCAGTACCTGGAGGCCGATGACCAGCGCTACGAGCTGCAGGCCGGCATGGCCGTGGTGGCCAACCTCCGCCTCGACAAGGCCAGCCTGATGGAGCTCTGGTTCAGCCGCTTCACCGGTGGCGCCCGGGCGGTGCGCACGATCCGCTGA
- a CDS encoding peptidase domain-containing ABC transporter, which translates to MSSLVTLVARSGLGAGLPQPLIEAIAAEAAILRLDPGKPLQRPGQLAAQAALVVEGRLRRLLLLPGGGPQSLGLIEPGAWVGWTSIWRGEGEIGVVASQPTVLLAVPASPALALLQQHDELRQAFMSHPSPEECAELVAGHWRRSGQRRTLDPQALVSLVEASQVWPGGAAASADPLLIFSGPRTPDGLRPGAVLTPEAVQQLPARVNRLPTRVLALPRALLGDEAAAAAEPPGPLVPLRREEALSAEAPDPVALGFEPDQAGPLPGGGRRREVAGDRVGQAFFCIRQLCEAKGLTIAARRIRESLQLTEQRSGSLHLTHIGLMLEALGFDTRPLRARAWELTRLEPPAVLELEDTFVMVLLATRGGGLLLAHPEEGQIRLSISQLEQRFPDGLDLLVVREGAASRSQGEPLSVGWLLGELRRHPGATTMILITGFVGQLLDTALPISLLIVIDVVIGNNNPSLLFPIILVLLAANLVSGVLGATRALVTADLSDRVDVRLGSSVVEQLLRLPLPYFESRQVGTILYNVSQLYSLRRFLIEQLLGAGLNLVFALVILVILLLISPTLTLIILAFIPVVLVLNITASPIIQKQLQLSNRYRASASSYLVEVLSGIRTVKSQNFEVEARWRWLDRYRRFTAANFRLTRLSTLLNQLAKTLSGFADVALIGTAAVLVLSNQLSIGAIFAVRILSGRFVQPLIGILGLWQGVQEMRLSLDCLDQVMRAMPEAGPSEQDLPDLHAIRGEVRFENICFRYSSRTPLLLDGFDCTIEAGSFVGITGLSGSGKSTLVQMIDRLYLPESGHVYIDNNDVSKVRLSSLRQLVGYVPQDSLLFEGTILDNIRLNNPEADFDSVIRAARIACAHEFIQALENGYATQLGERGAGVSGGQRQRLCLARMILQNPELLILDEATSALDAATELRVFSNLRQEFAGKTVLFITHRLATLRDADRVLLMNRGRIDEDGRHEALLAADGAYATLFRQQQGDLS; encoded by the coding sequence ATGAGCAGCCTCGTCACCCTGGTGGCCCGCTCCGGCCTGGGAGCGGGTCTGCCCCAGCCCCTGATCGAGGCCATCGCCGCCGAGGCCGCGATCCTGCGCCTCGATCCCGGCAAGCCCCTGCAGCGGCCCGGCCAGCTGGCTGCCCAGGCCGCCCTGGTGGTGGAGGGGCGGCTGCGGCGTCTGCTGCTGCTTCCCGGCGGCGGGCCCCAGAGCCTGGGCCTGATCGAGCCGGGCGCCTGGGTGGGCTGGACCTCCATCTGGCGCGGTGAGGGGGAGATCGGCGTGGTGGCCTCCCAGCCCACGGTGCTGCTGGCGGTGCCGGCCTCCCCCGCCCTGGCCCTGCTCCAGCAGCACGACGAGCTGCGGCAGGCCTTCATGAGCCATCCCAGCCCGGAGGAATGCGCCGAGCTGGTGGCCGGCCACTGGCGGCGCAGCGGTCAGCGCCGCACGCTCGATCCCCAGGCCCTGGTGAGCCTGGTGGAGGCCTCCCAGGTGTGGCCCGGCGGCGCAGCGGCCAGCGCCGATCCCCTCCTGATCTTCAGCGGGCCGCGCACGCCCGATGGCCTCAGGCCCGGCGCCGTGCTCACGCCCGAGGCGGTGCAGCAGCTGCCGGCCCGGGTGAACCGGCTGCCCACCCGTGTGCTGGCCCTGCCCCGCGCTCTGCTGGGCGACGAGGCGGCCGCCGCGGCAGAGCCCCCCGGCCCGCTGGTGCCGCTGCGGCGGGAGGAGGCCCTCAGTGCCGAGGCGCCCGATCCGGTGGCCCTGGGATTCGAGCCCGACCAGGCCGGTCCGCTGCCCGGAGGCGGCCGCCGCCGGGAAGTGGCCGGCGACCGGGTGGGTCAGGCGTTCTTCTGCATCCGCCAGCTCTGCGAAGCCAAGGGGCTCACCATCGCCGCCCGTCGCATCCGCGAGAGCCTCCAGCTCACCGAGCAGCGCTCCGGCTCGCTGCATCTCACCCACATCGGCCTGATGCTCGAAGCCCTCGGCTTCGACACCCGGCCGCTGCGTGCCCGGGCCTGGGAGCTCACCCGGCTCGAGCCGCCCGCCGTGCTCGAACTGGAGGACACCTTCGTGATGGTGCTGCTGGCCACCCGCGGCGGCGGTCTGCTGCTGGCCCATCCGGAGGAGGGCCAGATCCGCCTCTCCATCAGCCAGCTGGAGCAGCGCTTCCCCGATGGCCTCGATCTGCTGGTGGTGCGGGAGGGTGCCGCCTCCCGCAGCCAGGGCGAGCCCCTCAGCGTGGGCTGGCTTCTGGGCGAGCTGCGCCGCCATCCCGGCGCCACCACGATGATCCTGATCACCGGCTTCGTGGGTCAGCTGCTCGACACGGCCCTGCCGATCTCACTGCTGATCGTGATCGATGTGGTGATCGGCAACAACAACCCCTCGCTGCTGTTTCCAATCATCCTGGTGCTGCTGGCGGCCAATCTGGTGAGCGGTGTGCTCGGTGCCACCCGGGCCCTGGTGACCGCCGATCTCTCCGATCGGGTGGATGTGCGGCTCGGCTCCTCCGTGGTGGAGCAGCTGCTGCGCCTGCCGCTGCCCTACTTCGAATCCCGGCAGGTGGGCACGATTCTCTACAACGTGAGTCAGCTCTACAGCCTGCGCCGCTTCCTAATCGAGCAGCTGCTGGGGGCGGGCCTGAACCTCGTGTTCGCCCTGGTGATTCTGGTGATCCTGCTGCTGATCTCCCCCACCCTCACCCTGATCATCCTGGCCTTCATTCCCGTGGTGCTGGTGCTCAACATCACAGCCAGCCCGATCATTCAGAAGCAGCTGCAACTGAGCAACCGCTACCGCGCCTCCGCCAGCTCCTATCTGGTGGAGGTGCTGAGCGGCATTCGCACCGTGAAGAGCCAGAACTTCGAGGTGGAGGCCCGCTGGCGCTGGCTCGATCGCTACCGCCGCTTCACGGCGGCCAACTTCCGCCTCACCCGCCTCAGCACCCTGCTCAACCAGCTGGCGAAGACGCTCTCCGGCTTCGCCGATGTGGCCCTGATCGGCACTGCCGCTGTGCTGGTGCTCTCCAATCAGCTCAGCATCGGCGCCATCTTCGCCGTGCGGATCCTGTCCGGTCGCTTCGTGCAGCCCCTGATCGGCATCCTCGGCCTCTGGCAGGGGGTGCAGGAGATGCGCCTCTCGCTCGACTGCCTCGATCAGGTGATGCGCGCCATGCCCGAGGCGGGCCCCAGCGAGCAGGACCTGCCCGATCTGCATGCGATCCGCGGCGAGGTGCGCTTCGAGAACATCTGCTTCCGCTACAGCTCCCGCACGCCCCTGCTGCTCGACGGCTTCGACTGCACCATCGAGGCCGGCTCCTTCGTGGGCATCACCGGCCTCAGCGGCAGCGGCAAGAGCACCCTCGTCCAGATGATCGACCGGCTCTACCTGCCGGAATCGGGGCACGTGTACATCGACAACAACGATGTGAGCAAGGTGCGCCTCAGCAGCCTGCGCCAGCTGGTGGGTTACGTGCCGCAGGACAGCCTTCTCTTCGAAGGCACCATCCTCGACAACATCCGCCTCAACAACCCTGAAGCCGATTTCGATTCGGTGATCCGCGCCGCCCGCATCGCCTGCGCCCACGAGTTCATCCAGGCCCTGGAGAACGGCTATGCCACTCAGCTCGGCGAGCGTGGCGCCGGGGTGAGCGGCGGCCAGCGCCAGCGCCTCTGCCTGGCCCGCATGATCCTGCAGAACCCCGAACTGCTGATCCTCGATGAAGCCACCTCGGCGCTCGATGCCGCCACCGAGCTGCGGGTGTTCAGCAACCTGCGCCAGGAATTCGCCGGCAAGACGGTGCTCTTCATCACCCACCGCCTCGCCACGCTGCGCGATGCCGATCGCGTGCTGCTGATGAACCGCGGCCGCATCGATGAGGACGGCCGCCACGAGGCGCTGCTGGCCGCCGACGGCGCCTACGCCACCCTCTTCCGCCAGCAGCAGGGCGATCTCTCCTGA
- a CDS encoding peptidylprolyl isomerase: MAVAAGPGDLWQQVPLPEPALLGPLLEAELLQPWARRQLQNALIRHTGVARSLAAAQEPEQLATRLRAWGLRYGLRDLEAIERASAGLGLPPTSLDQLACFPDQLAAAVRQVWEPEVAGHYIERRNDLESVSFSLLRLRDADLATEFYFQLQEGSVTLQELALRHGEPADRARRGFVGPLPISQLHPLIARILRRHEPGTLVPPVDIDGTVHLIRVEERSPARLDAALRQRLLNELRDRWLNDQWRAWCEAHLQVPAP; the protein is encoded by the coding sequence ATGGCCGTGGCCGCCGGACCCGGGGATCTCTGGCAGCAGGTGCCCCTGCCGGAGCCGGCCCTGCTGGGCCCGCTGCTCGAGGCCGAGCTGCTCCAGCCCTGGGCCCGGCGCCAGCTCCAGAACGCCCTGATCCGCCACACCGGCGTGGCGCGCTCCCTGGCCGCCGCGCAGGAGCCGGAGCAGCTGGCGACCCGGCTGCGGGCCTGGGGCCTGCGCTACGGCCTGCGCGATCTCGAGGCGATCGAGCGCGCCTCGGCCGGGCTGGGTCTGCCCCCCACCAGCCTCGATCAGCTGGCCTGCTTCCCCGATCAGCTGGCCGCTGCCGTGCGCCAGGTGTGGGAACCGGAGGTGGCCGGCCACTACATCGAGCGCCGCAACGACCTGGAGAGCGTGAGCTTCAGCCTGCTGCGCCTCCGCGATGCCGATCTGGCCACCGAGTTCTATTTCCAGTTGCAGGAGGGCAGCGTGACCCTGCAGGAGCTGGCCCTGCGCCATGGCGAGCCGGCCGACCGGGCCCGGCGGGGCTTCGTGGGGCCGCTGCCCATCAGCCAGCTCCACCCCCTCATCGCCCGCATCCTGCGCCGCCATGAGCCCGGCACCCTCGTGCCCCCGGTGGACATCGACGGCACCGTGCATCTGATCCGGGTGGAGGAGCGCAGCCCGGCCCGCCTCGATGCGGCCCTGCGCCAGCGCCTGCTCAACGAGCTGCGCGACCGCTGGCTCAACGACCAGTGGCGCGCCTGGTGCGAGGCCCACCTCCAGGTGCCGGCCCCATGA
- a CDS encoding tetratricopeptide repeat protein, protein MQPTPAPAERQLSSVSPQRLATERIESRIRPLRERLTPRTAAQVEVEARRLPAELASHEEGLCLLAMTLLLQNRPGEAEPLLRQALSRNPNHARSLVNLGGLELKRGDAQAASATLTRAVRQVPEGSASSLAALTNLALALLTLGREMDAAKVVLRIYRARRDHLEPAKLVQAATTLEAMGNDGEAIEILLGVYRSVGNISLTRHLAELLERRGDFQRAAVVFRDLFAAEAKAGAGSGGR, encoded by the coding sequence GTGCAACCCACCCCCGCACCGGCCGAACGGCAGCTGAGCTCCGTGTCGCCGCAACGCCTCGCCACCGAGCGGATCGAGAGCCGCATCCGCCCCCTGCGCGAGCGCCTCACCCCCCGCACCGCAGCGCAGGTGGAGGTGGAGGCCCGCCGGCTGCCAGCCGAGCTGGCGTCCCATGAGGAGGGCCTCTGCCTGTTGGCCATGACCCTGCTGCTGCAGAACCGCCCCGGCGAAGCGGAGCCCCTGCTGCGCCAGGCCCTCAGCCGCAACCCCAACCACGCCCGCTCGCTGGTGAACCTCGGCGGCCTCGAGCTCAAGCGGGGCGATGCCCAGGCGGCCAGCGCCACCCTCACCCGTGCCGTGCGTCAGGTGCCCGAGGGCTCCGCCTCCTCCCTGGCCGCCCTCACCAACCTGGCCCTGGCCCTGCTCACCCTCGGCCGCGAGATGGACGCCGCCAAGGTGGTGCTGCGCATCTACCGGGCCAGGCGCGATCACCTCGAACCGGCCAAGCTCGTGCAGGCCGCCACCACCCTCGAGGCCATGGGCAACGACGGCGAGGCGATCGAGATCCTGCTCGGCGTGTACCGCAGCGTGGGCAACATCAGCCTCACCCGGCATCTGGCGGAGCTGCTCGAACGCCGGGGTGACTTCCAGCGGGCCGCCGTGGTGTTCCGCGACCTGTTCGCCGCCGAAGCGAAGGCCGGCGCCGGCTCGGGCGGCCGCTGA
- a CDS encoding glycosyltransferase, with protein MPFRNAARWLSEALASLARQTLPEWELLAVDDASDDESRRLVEAWSRRQRQPVRLINGGGAGVSAARNRGWQQAAAPLVAFLDADDRMGPQRLEQQAGLLEAEPGLAHVMGGWQRVDAGGRPLARVAPWEEGADFSLRGSFQHKAVLPSAWMLRRSVLEALGGFDPALAHAEDVDLLLRLARAGHAGRWLRASVCDYRVHGEGASRDVAGQCESLLFVVNRQLQAVPDRRLPAREKRGIQHGSRAWTAWLAWRKQQPELAFNLWRTAWGLSPYGAASTVLHLAENAARSDRRVGAAGGAAALLGSAPWQALEATVAQELQRPARARQRLRGLRDGLRRDLAAGSELWQPDALAAWAARASGDLDRLDGLRQAVISWLQAALAATTLEPTREGRRLGELLIGWAGAFSRHDTASCVARLADAFELIPCRELAGLLARLQERRYPGGAAALAALAARLPEEPGLASALAPCRQADPLPSSPDRAEPIRCQGPWCPPCVGELEQAWRRQPLAVAGGAGGSPVLERWHARGEPEGEPASEGPLPLTRLAGGHIWLRPPAWNPWGHTHAVAVMEAGGQRRPELSRRYPLGWPGCRAPASELEPPPAVALQPLRGPVLAVADLSAETHYHRLLEWLPRLGLALEALGSERHTVRVWHNGGRGSELSALLERCLGLGPERQIHAAEYPWIRAEELIVPGFCGPYGQPSAAGRRWLRRTLLPDPPGQAADGAGRWLWLSRAPSWRRPIWNEPACLAALAARGLEIEALRPDGLPLEEQARRLAGARRLCIPHGAALANLVFAAPGSTVLELLQPGYTPPFSLLLSRRGGLDLARCLQPERAPRALRSLLFESAVTEPIVLDPERIGAAMEALAA; from the coding sequence ATGCCCTTCCGCAACGCGGCCCGCTGGCTGAGCGAGGCGCTGGCCTCTCTCGCCCGCCAGACGCTGCCGGAGTGGGAACTGCTGGCGGTGGACGACGCCAGTGACGACGAATCGCGCCGGCTGGTGGAGGCCTGGAGCCGGCGGCAGCGGCAGCCGGTGCGCCTGATCAATGGCGGTGGGGCGGGGGTGTCGGCCGCGCGCAACCGGGGCTGGCAGCAGGCCGCGGCGCCGCTGGTGGCGTTCCTCGATGCCGATGACCGGATGGGGCCGCAGCGGCTGGAGCAGCAGGCGGGCCTTCTGGAGGCGGAGCCCGGCCTGGCCCATGTGATGGGCGGCTGGCAGCGGGTGGATGCCGGCGGCCGGCCGCTGGCCCGGGTGGCGCCCTGGGAGGAGGGGGCGGATTTCAGCCTGCGCGGCAGCTTCCAGCACAAGGCGGTGCTGCCGAGCGCCTGGATGCTCCGGCGCAGCGTGCTGGAGGCCCTGGGTGGATTCGATCCGGCGCTGGCCCATGCCGAGGACGTGGACCTGCTGCTGCGGCTGGCCCGGGCCGGTCACGCCGGCCGATGGCTGCGCGCCAGCGTCTGCGACTACCGGGTGCACGGGGAGGGGGCCAGCCGGGATGTAGCCGGGCAGTGCGAAAGCCTGCTCTTCGTGGTGAACCGGCAGCTGCAGGCCGTTCCCGATCGGCGGCTGCCGGCCCGCGAGAAGCGGGGCATCCAGCACGGCAGCCGGGCCTGGACGGCCTGGCTGGCCTGGCGGAAGCAGCAGCCCGAGCTGGCCTTCAACCTCTGGCGCACGGCCTGGGGCCTGAGCCCCTACGGCGCGGCCAGCACGGTGCTGCATCTGGCGGAGAACGCCGCCCGCAGCGACCGGCGGGTGGGCGCCGCAGGCGGCGCGGCCGCCCTGCTGGGCAGTGCGCCCTGGCAGGCGCTGGAGGCCACGGTGGCGCAGGAGCTGCAGCGGCCGGCCCGTGCCCGCCAGCGCCTGCGCGGGCTGCGGGATGGCCTCCGGCGCGATCTGGCGGCGGGTTCAGAGCTGTGGCAACCCGACGCTCTGGCGGCCTGGGCCGCCAGAGCGTCGGGCGATCTGGACCGGCTCGATGGCCTGCGCCAGGCGGTGATCAGCTGGCTGCAGGCCGCCCTGGCGGCCACCACGCTGGAGCCGACCCGCGAGGGCCGCCGGCTGGGGGAGCTCCTGATCGGCTGGGCCGGGGCCTTCAGCCGGCATGACACCGCCTCGTGCGTGGCCCGCCTGGCCGATGCCTTCGAACTGATCCCGTGCCGGGAGCTGGCCGGCCTGCTGGCCCGGCTGCAGGAGCGGCGCTACCCGGGCGGCGCGGCGGCGCTGGCGGCCCTGGCCGCGCGGCTGCCGGAAGAGCCGGGCCTTGCCTCGGCACTGGCGCCCTGCCGGCAGGCGGACCCGCTGCCCTCCAGCCCCGACAGAGCCGAACCGATCCGCTGCCAGGGCCCCTGGTGCCCGCCCTGCGTAGGCGAGCTGGAGCAGGCCTGGCGGCGGCAACCGCTGGCTGTCGCCGGCGGCGCCGGCGGCTCCCCGGTGCTGGAGCGCTGGCACGCCCGAGGAGAGCCGGAGGGCGAGCCGGCCTCCGAGGGCCCGCTGCCGCTGACGCGGCTGGCCGGCGGGCACATCTGGCTGCGCCCGCCGGCCTGGAATCCCTGGGGCCACACCCATGCCGTGGCCGTGATGGAGGCCGGCGGGCAGCGCCGGCCGGAGCTCTCGCGCCGCTACCCGCTCGGCTGGCCGGGCTGCAGGGCGCCGGCCAGCGAGCTGGAGCCGCCGCCGGCGGTGGCGCTGCAGCCGCTGCGGGGGCCGGTGCTGGCGGTGGCCGATCTCTCGGCCGAAACCCACTACCACCGGCTGCTGGAATGGCTGCCGCGCCTGGGGCTGGCGCTGGAGGCGCTGGGCTCCGAGCGGCACACCGTGCGGGTGTGGCACAACGGCGGCCGCGGCTCGGAGCTGAGCGCCCTGCTGGAGCGCTGCCTGGGGCTCGGCCCGGAGCGGCAGATCCACGCCGCCGAGTACCCCTGGATCCGGGCCGAGGAGCTGATCGTGCCGGGCTTCTGCGGCCCCTACGGCCAGCCGTCGGCGGCGGGGCGGCGCTGGCTGCGGCGCACATTGCTGCCGGATCCGCCCGGCCAGGCCGCCGATGGAGCGGGCCGCTGGCTCTGGCTCAGCCGGGCCCCCTCCTGGCGGCGGCCGATCTGGAACGAACCGGCCTGCCTGGCCGCCCTCGCCGCCCGGGGGCTGGAGATCGAGGCGCTGCGGCCGGATGGTCTGCCGCTGGAGGAGCAGGCCCGGCGGCTGGCCGGTGCGCGGCGGCTCTGCATCCCCCATGGCGCCGCGCTGGCCAATCTGGTGTTCGCCGCGCCCGGCAGCACGGTGCTGGAGCTGCTGCAACCGGGCTACACGCCACCGTTTTCGCTGTTGCTCAGCCGCCGGGGGGGGCTGGATCTGGCGCGCTGCCTGCAGCCGGAACGGGCGCCGCGGGCCCTGAGGAGCCTGCTGTTCGAGAGTGCGGTCACCGAGCCGATCGTGCTGGATCCCGAGCGGATCGGCGCCGCCATGGAGGCCCTGGCAGCCTGA
- a CDS encoding sulfotransferase domain-containing protein has product MALSSTAGRCLQQLQQRPGDRGALAHLYYLPLAAAEKRLALDALAELAGLGRLEQSLSAAQRQRALSSPAITPMLLALLALWASELEQEGLDAALRRCLWERTVPAERLLPEAPATAEPASAGPGLLIIGAPKSGTTSLAAYLARHREVWMHPIKELHFFDQRWPLGASWYRQRFPRFEEGLGMLCAEATPSYLLDGAVPARVQRTLGRVKLIALLREPLERAHSWLRHMRQFTPLPRSDAALLREEAEALAGGSGAAHPPVRALEGSLYGRHLQAWRRCFGEDTLLLLRFEDLRDQPEAVMDRVVHFLQLPADAAEPPRFPVYNPSSTPAEPLPIDLARELRAGVLAEALDLWASL; this is encoded by the coding sequence ATGGCTCTTTCCAGCACCGCCGGCCGCTGCCTGCAGCAGCTGCAGCAGCGTCCGGGCGACCGGGGCGCCCTGGCGCACCTCTACTACCTGCCCCTGGCGGCGGCGGAGAAACGCCTGGCGCTGGATGCGCTGGCGGAGCTGGCCGGCCTGGGCCGGCTGGAACAGAGCCTGAGCGCGGCCCAGCGGCAGCGGGCTCTCAGCAGCCCCGCCATCACCCCGATGCTGCTGGCCCTGCTGGCGCTCTGGGCCAGCGAGCTGGAGCAGGAGGGGCTGGATGCGGCGCTGCGGCGCTGCCTGTGGGAGCGAACCGTGCCGGCCGAGCGCCTGCTGCCGGAAGCCCCGGCCACGGCCGAGCCAGCCTCGGCGGGGCCGGGGCTGCTGATCATCGGCGCACCGAAATCGGGCACCACATCCCTGGCGGCCTATCTGGCCCGGCACCGCGAGGTGTGGATGCACCCGATCAAGGAGCTGCATTTCTTCGATCAGCGCTGGCCGCTGGGGGCGAGCTGGTACCGCCAGCGCTTTCCCCGGTTCGAGGAGGGGCTGGGGATGCTCTGCGCCGAGGCCACGCCCAGCTACCTGCTCGATGGGGCCGTGCCGGCGCGGGTGCAGCGCACGCTGGGGCGGGTGAAGCTGATCGCCCTGCTGCGGGAGCCGCTGGAGCGGGCCCATAGCTGGCTGCGGCACATGCGTCAGTTCACGCCGTTGCCCCGGAGCGATGCCGCCCTGCTGCGAGAGGAGGCCGAGGCGCTGGCGGGGGGTAGTGGTGCGGCCCATCCGCCGGTGCGAGCCCTGGAGGGGAGCCTCTACGGGCGGCACCTGCAGGCCTGGCGGCGCTGCTTCGGGGAGGACACCCTGCTGCTGCTGCGCTTTGAAGACCTGCGCGATCAGCCGGAGGCCGTGATGGACCGGGTGGTTCACTTCCTGCAGCTGCCCGCGGATGCCGCGGAGCCGCCCCGCTTCCCCGTGTACAACCCCTCCAGCACCCCGGCGGAGCCCCTGCCGATCGATCTGGCCCGGGAGCTGCGGGCCGGCGTGCTGGCCGAGGCCCTGGATCTCTGGGCCTCGCTCTGA
- a CDS encoding calcium-binding protein, which translates to MDEETGEQAPIFVEGTPTGSETQTVVVNSDDATIGLGTGSVNIVVESGGAIIESLPTTQEVSGDKIITAVEIEDPPAISQDTELAPEPGAPEGTPAPTISQVTGGLADDVEINNYVHTGAGNDTITYSGNNDLIRAGGGDDTVVAGGGADLVRGGSGSDQVSLGEGEDTLYFTTDQVVTGDADTITDFTAGEDQIAFLASDIQSPVGGLGTDTLVITNTAGETITLTATNGHIWSEDDIQFVV; encoded by the coding sequence GTGGATGAGGAGACCGGCGAGCAGGCTCCCATTTTCGTTGAGGGCACTCCGACCGGCTCCGAGACCCAGACGGTGGTCGTCAATTCAGACGACGCCACCATTGGCCTCGGCACCGGCAGCGTCAACATCGTTGTGGAGAGCGGTGGGGCGATCATCGAATCGCTGCCCACCACTCAGGAAGTGAGCGGCGACAAGATCATCACCGCTGTGGAGATCGAGGACCCCCCGGCCATCAGTCAGGACACGGAACTCGCTCCCGAGCCCGGCGCTCCCGAGGGCACCCCTGCGCCCACCATCAGCCAGGTGACCGGCGGCCTGGCCGATGACGTGGAGATCAACAACTACGTCCACACCGGTGCCGGCAACGACACCATCACCTACTCCGGCAACAACGATCTGATCCGCGCCGGCGGCGGCGACGACACAGTGGTGGCCGGCGGCGGCGCCGACCTGGTTCGGGGCGGTTCCGGCAGCGACCAGGTGTCCCTCGGAGAAGGTGAAGACACGCTGTACTTCACCACCGACCAGGTGGTGACCGGCGATGCCGACACCATCACCGACTTCACCGCCGGCGAAGACCAGATCGCCTTCCTGGCCTCCGACATTCAGTCGCCTGTGGGCGGCCTGGGCACCGACACCCTTGTCATCACCAACACGGCGGGCGAAACGATCACCCTCACGGCCACCAACGGCCACATCTGGTCGGAAGACGACATCCAGTTCGTGGTCTGA